Proteins encoded in a region of the Terriglobales bacterium genome:
- a CDS encoding PAS domain S-box protein, which yields MSAKPIPEPPAERRAVSQQRRSADQQLLYQANLVENVNDAILAAELDLRLTHWNRAAEQIYGWKAGEVLGRYGPDVLGTVIPGRSRAEVYEELWRCGHWSGEAVQRRKDGSRVHIEARMLALYDADGSIVGLVTVNRDITERKRAEEALAESERKFRAVAEMAPAAVCVFDGRKFVYANASAERILGYPRAELLSMDPRRLVHPDFLPEVEARAFARLRGEPVPSKYELRLVRQDGSVRWVEMSAGLIKWDG from the coding sequence ATGTCAGCCAAGCCGATTCCCGAGCCTCCGGCAGAGCGGCGCGCGGTTTCCCAACAACGCCGATCTGCGGATCAGCAGCTTCTTTATCAAGCCAATCTGGTGGAAAACGTCAACGATGCCATCCTGGCTGCCGAGCTTGACCTGCGACTGACCCACTGGAACCGGGCAGCCGAGCAGATTTACGGCTGGAAAGCCGGGGAAGTCCTGGGCCGCTATGGGCCGGATGTGCTGGGAACCGTGATCCCGGGCCGCAGCCGTGCCGAGGTCTACGAGGAACTGTGGCGCTGCGGCCATTGGTCGGGCGAGGCCGTCCAGCGGCGCAAAGACGGGTCGCGGGTGCACATCGAAGCCAGGATGTTGGCCCTGTACGACGCTGACGGAAGCATCGTCGGACTGGTGACGGTGAACCGCGACATTACGGAGCGCAAACGGGCAGAAGAGGCGCTGGCGGAAAGCGAGCGCAAGTTCCGGGCGGTAGCGGAGATGGCGCCGGCGGCGGTGTGCGTGTTCGACGGGCGCAAGTTCGTGTATGCCAACGCCTCAGCCGAGCGAATTCTGGGATATCCGCGCGCCGAGCTGTTGAGCATGGATCCGCGCCGGCTCGTGCACCCGGATTTCCTGCCCGAGGTCGAGGCGCGAGCCTTCGCACGGCTCCGTGGAGAGCCAGTACCTTCCAAATACGAACTGCGCCTCGTGCGCCAGGACGGCTCGGTACGCTGGGTTGAGATGAGCGCGGGGTTGATCAAGTGGGACGG